A single Anopheles arabiensis isolate DONGOLA chromosome 2, AaraD3, whole genome shotgun sequence DNA region contains:
- the LOC120906751 gene encoding uncharacterized protein LOC120906751 isoform X9 has protein sequence MHQHTRKSSPAVAIRHSSTTEVRRPLPAQHRPRRHCFHRINVDIEVLFVDNRLVLGSTVSLNGISWANGATMDPTNPSAAGTASGGAILPTCSTISSASSQMHQHHHHPNPAATPFGAIGGAASGHGATGSGSGGGVGEHASSLLSPTLLSPGTNTGTASIATSRDEEDDSSNQASSGSKGSGQRTKSNQRWMKLRTTVQISSAMQKKPPLKREDSFLKRFSTRQIPEAQETVEDTGSEGATDAEKTVRRRRRFAKIPRTVVNPDENFYFYWLMLVTISILYNLWTLIVRQSFPELQSNASRFWLSCDCFTDIVFIFDVAVQLRTGYLEQGLMVYDSRKLAGHYLRSRAFLLDLAALVPLDILQFRLGSQPMLRFPRFFKVYRAVKYYYIVESRTVWPNLWRVVNLIHILLILAHWFGCFYFLLSEAEGFQGDWVYPYRPGDYATLTRKYLGSLYWSTLTLTTIGDLPTPETNAEPSQSADGPRSLPRRGLKSRLLQFNSSRGYVFTIVSYLIGVFIFATIVGQVGNVITNRNANRLEFERLLDGAKTYMRHHKVPGGMKRRVLRWYDYSWSRGRIQGGGDINTALGLLPDKLKTELALHVNLSVLKKVTIFQECQPEFLHDLVLKMKAYIFTPGDSICRKGEVAREMFIIADGILEVLSETGKVLTTMKAGDFFGEIGILNLDGLNKRTADVRSVGYSELFSLSREDVLTAMKDYPEAQEILQTLGRKRLMEVRCVNKKHANKHAAKEHAGDRSSNTHNNQGDSSDNSASKRIVDKLRSDVKGLKNVLRKSRTGTTRRSNESIEMQPLHGNATSGGGSGGAGSGGSAGSGGSKTSKTMLKRMPRVKSDDIHTEDEGKDNDKVPSPIGAGLPLLQRLRLLKEKQDREERAAKATAQIISPPHTHVTSAISPQESIQEEPEPEVIGAGLPLMQRLKLLKAKEDRLAKESQSKLQVTSNQTSSSPSIVQSMSPTSPTVKAPPSPILNTTGVAGHHAKPTMRVSFKERLRQLHHQDSKHHGESKPSSVPVTIHETTDMKQHLLPIVPSPGSKAQPMQQQQHHQQQSHHPSKPSTAQSLKDKIRSLGHLKADDQLKPWSKLKLATVVSLGGSYTSLNNAASEESPILKQSKRSRLKTSIPADLNLNSLVSMTPPPISSAPPTTCAPPSSFLPNKILSCAAGEAASVSDSEVASGSRTQRTTGDQGGARAVPARVRMKPKPIKLESTEPKSYLSIDDLSPEYCGLPFVKKLKILNERQKLAELESAIKTRSLSLDCTDSNTSTASTHDLLDQLTRSQSEGSGMAHTVRSKSESPKRSDSNGLLPLSPESNETLERRQLKSILKKLSEDKAALEQRPNRENLKKLMRAQTVEGYVARHSKFTKSVTFHRNTLSSPPSSAAQCDPIEERSLFPLLSAQTATGTVPGVPHSVAAAPLATSHVDERLSAVATASIEQEHERYYQVLHEEHHHHEEHHHRAEHRQFHRGVSPTGLPGPTISDDDTRNALAVISNGDAHRGFPYDPHAEQEMDLVPGDGADPVTRSSLSALASQRKLIKGSLEEQEFFGEVLLGIKQVIQSHMKDIQVKFQDEFFNLEQEVKKRDDIISKLQNRILELEAEHHGLVGLQVQLPPEQGDTPYRKSGSSGSGSTGSSNELPFMRGDSLDTIFASSPHSDSDAPRQLKTRSRKPRTSPRHRQLRNRPNWDESTDQESFDRKDSPPIGPRPQPGGNGAPAGGSSTGPPPPVPPRRMSATATSTTTAVTMSATTDRIRSPYRDLVISELTGNIVSDSVIVNIEATSSSQSESQSENDQPYGEEEEEEDEQGEARQLMRHRRSRSRETDDDDNDGADEECDDEAAFGEELEGELEQEEEEEEEEAGNEEEEQEEEEQAEEEEEEEEEEELNHNDWEVRMLAAELKKRESISTDFPAELEGGDGLVRRRSHRKRSDTDTDGSEGTERDAFGRPRASSLDQHNLQRRAAFGRAGRAPTIAGPPSAGPSAPRSRGGIFKALSFDRDKDRL, from the exons GACGAAGTCAAACCAGCGATGGATGAAGTTACGCACGACGGTACAAATATCCTCTGCCATGCAGAAGAAACCACCTCTCAAGCGAGAGGATTCCTTTCTAAAGCGCTTTTCCACGCGCCAGATACCGGAAGCTCAG GAAACGGTGGAAGATACCGGCTCCGAGGGTGCGACCGATGCAGAGAAAACAGTCCGACGGAGGCGTCGGTTTGCCAAAATCCCGCGCACGGTCGTGAACCCGGACGAGAACTTCTACTTCTACTGGCTGATGCTCGTCACGATCAGCATACTGTACAACCTCTGGACGCTAATCGTGCGCCAGAGCTTCCCGGAGCTGCAGAGTAATGCGAGCCGCTTCTGGCTGTCCTGTGATTGCTTCACCGATATAGTATTCATCTTCGATGTGGCGGTACAGCTGCGCACCGGCTACCTGGAGCAAGGTCTGATG GTGTACGACTCGCGGAAGCTGGCTGGCCACTATCTCCGATCCCGTGCTTTCCTCCTAGATTTAGCGGCACTAGTACCGCTAGATATTCTACAGTTCCGGCTCGGTAGTCAGCCGATGTTACGATTTCCGCGGTTTTTCAAA GTCTATCGAGCGGTCAAGTATTACTACATCGTAGAGAGTCGCACCGTGTGGCCTAACCTATGGCGCGTCGTGAACCTCATACACATCCTGCTAATATTGGCCCACTGGTTCGGATGCTTCTACTTCCTGCTGTCCGAGGCCGAGGGCTTCCAG GGCGACTGGGTGTATCCGTATCGGCCCGGCGATTATGCCACGCTCACGCGCAAGTACCTCGGCAGCCTGTACTGGTCGACGCTGACGCTAACCACCATCGGGGACCTACCGACGCCGGAAACGAATGCCGA ACCGTCACAATCGGCGGACGGCCCTAGATCACTTCCCAGGCGCGGCCTCAAGTCCAGACTGCTGCAGTTCAACTCATCCCGCGG GTACGTGTTCACCATCGTCAGCTACCTGATTGGTGTCTTCATCTTTGCCACGATCGTCGGCCAGGTGGGCAATGTTATTACGAACCGCAATGCCAACCGTCTCGAGTTCGAGCGACTCCTGGACGGTGCAAAGACGTACATGCGGCACCACAAG GTACCGGGTGGAATGAAGCGGCGCGTACTCCGGTGGTACGATTACAGCTGGTCACGCGGCCGAATACAGGGCGGCGGAGACATCAACACCGCACTCGGGCTGCTGCCGGACAAGCTTAAAACCGAACTGGCCTTACATGTCAATTTGAGCGTGCTGAAAAAGGTGACAATATTTCAAGAGTGCCAGCCGGAGTTTCTGCACGACCTGGTGCTGAAAATGAAGGCCTACATCTTCACGCCGGGCGACTCGATCTGTCGGAAGGGTGAGGTCGCCCGGGAGATGTTCATCATCGCCGACGGCATCCTGGAGGTGCTGAGCGAAACTGGCAAGGTGCTGACCACGATGAAGGCGGGTGACTTTTTCGGCGAGATCGGCATCCTCAACCTGGACGGGTTGAACAA ACGAACAGCCGATGTGCGCTCGGTCGGCTATTCGGAGCTGTTCTCGCTGTCCCGCGAAGACGTCCTGACTGCGATGAAGGACTACCCGGAAGCACAAGAGATCCTGCAGACGCTGGGTCGGAAAAGACTGATGGAGGTGCGCTGTGTCAACAAGAAGCACGCCAACAAGCACGCCGCTAAGGAACACGCCGGTGATCGTAGCTCAAATACCCACAATAACCAAGGTGATAGTAGTGATAATAGTGCCTCAAAACGTATCGTAGATAAGCTTAGGAGTGATGTTAAGGGACTGAAGAATGTGCTGCGCAAGTCCAG GACGGGAACAACTAGACGCAGCAATGAGTCGATCGAGATGCAGCCACTGCACGGGAACGCGACCTCGGGCGGTGGATCGGGCGGTGCGGGCAGTGGCGGCAGTGCCGGAAGCGGAGGCAGCAAAACGTCCAAAACGATGCTGAAGCGCATGCCGCGCGTCAAGTCGGACGACATACACACGGAGGACGAGGGCAAGGACAATGACAAGGTGCCGAGCCCGATCGGTGCCGGGCTTCCACTGCTGCAACGTCTCCGGCTGCTCAAGGAGAAACAA gaTCGCGAAGAACGAGCCGCGAAGGCGACTGCACAAATTATCTCACCGCCGCATACTCACGTAACCTCTGCCATATCACCACAGGAATCGATACAGGAAGAACCGGAACCGGAAGTGATCGGCGCCGGGTTGCCGCTGATGCAAAGACTGAAATTGCTCAAAGCGAAAGAGGATCGGCTAGCGAAGGAAAGCCAATCGAAG CTGCAAGTGACATCGAACCAAACATCAAGCTCACCATCGATCGTACAAAGCATGAGTCCGACGTCCCCGACGGTGAAGGCACCGCCGAGTCCGATCTTGAACACGACGGGTGTGGCAGGCCATCACGCCAAACCGACGATGCGCGTGTCGTTCAAGGAGCGCCTTCGCCAACTGCACCATCAAGACTCCAAGCATCACGGCGAATCGAAGCCCTCCTCCGTACCGGTCACGATACACGAGACCACCGACATGAAGCAGCACCTGCTGCCGATTGTACCGTCGCCCGGCAGTAAAGCGCAGcctatgcagcagcagcagcatcatcaacaacaatcgcACCATCCCAGCAAGCCGTCCACCGCGCAGTCCCTGAAGGATAAGATACGCTCGCTGGGCCACCTGAAGGCGGACGATCAGCTGAAACCGTGGTCCAAGCTGAAGCTGGCAACGGTGGTCAGTCTCGGCGGAAGCTACACCAGTCTCAACAATGCCGCGTCCGAGGAGTCACCCATTCTGAAGCAATCCAAGCGCAGCCGGCTCAAAACTTCCATCCCGGCCGATCTCAATCTGAACTCGCTGGTCTCGATGACACCACCGCCCATTTCTTCTGCCCCACCGACCACGTGTGCTCCACCATCGTCCTTTCTGCCGAATAAGATCCTATCCTGTGCGGCGGGCGAAGCAGCCTCGGTCAGTGATAGCGAGGTAGCCAGTGGTAGCCGGACGCAACGGACCACTGGCGACCAAGGGGGCGCCCGTGCCGTACCGGCGCGCGTGCGCATGAAACCGAAACCCATCAAGCTGGAGTCCACCGAGCCCAAGAGCTACCTGTCGATCGACGATCTGTCGCCCGAATATTGCGGCCTGCCCTTCGTCAAGAAGCTGAAGATCCTGAACGAGCGCCAGAAGCTGGCCGAACTGGAGTCGGCAATCAAGACGCGCAGCCTCAGCCTGGACTGTACCGATTCGAACACCAGCACCGCCAGCACGCATGACCTGCTCGACCAGCTGACGCGCAGCCAGAGCGAGGGCTCCGGCATGGCACACACGGTCCGCTCCAAGAGCGAGTCGCCGAAGCGCTCCGACTCGAACGGGCTGCTGCCGCTCAGCCCCGAGTCGAACGAAACGCTTGAGCGGCGCCAGCTGAAGAGCATATTGAAGAAGCTGTCCGAGGATAAGGCCGCGCTAGAACAGCGCCCGAACCGCGAGAACCTCAAGAAGCTGATGCGAGCGCAAACGGTCGAAGGGTACGTTGCCAGACACAGCAAATTCACCAAAAGCGTCACCTTCCATAGGAACACACTCTCTAGCCCTCCCAGCAGTGCTGCCCAGTGTGACCCTATTGAAGAACGTAGTCTTTTTCCCCTTCTTAGCGCACAAACGGCCACCGGCACCGTGCCGGGCGTGCCACATTCCGTAGCGGCGGCCCCGTTGGCAACGTCGCACGTCGACGAGCGTCTGTCGGCGGTGGCCACCGCGTCCATCGAACAGGAGCACGAACGCTACTACCAGGTGCTGCACGaggagcaccaccaccacgaggaGCACCATCACCGCGCGGAGCACCGTCAGTTTCACCGCGGGGTGTCACCGACGGGGCTCCCAGGTCCGACGATCAGTGACGACGATACGCGCAACGCCCTGGCGGTCATCAGCAATGGTGACGCACACCGGGGCTTCCCCTACGATCCGCACGCCGAACAGGAGATGGATCTAGTGCCGGGGGACGGTGCGGATCCCGTGACCAGATCGTCCCTCTCCGCCCTAGCCAGCCAGCGCAAGTTGATCAAAG GTTCGCTGGAGGAGCAGGAGTTTTTCGGCGAAGTGCTGCTGGGCATCAAGCAGGTCATCCAGTCGCACATGAAGGACATACAGGTGAAGTTTCAGGACGAGTTCTTCAATCTGGAGCAGGAGGTGAAGAAGCGGGACGACATCATATCAAAGCTGCAGAATCGCATCCTGGAGCTGGAGGCGGAGCACCACGGTCTGGTGGGACTGCAGGTACAGTTGCCCCCGGAGCAGGGCGACACGCCTTACCGCAAGTCCGGTTCGTCCGGATCGGGCAGCACGGGATCGTCCAACGAGCTGCCGTTTATG CGCGGTGACTCACTGGATACCATCTTCGCTTCCTCCCCGCACTCCGACTCGGACGCCCCGCGGCAACTGAAAACACGCAGCAGAAAGCCGCGCACATCGCCCCGCCACCGCCAGCTACGCAACCGTCCCAACTGGGACGAGTCGACCGATCAGGAGAGCTTCGATCGGAAAGACTCACCACCGATCGGTCCACGCCCGCAGCCCGGTGGCAACGGTGCACCGGCCGGTGGATCTTCCACTGGACCACCACCCCCCGTACCGCCGAGACGAATGTCGGCAACGGctacctccaccaccaccgccgttACCATGTCCGCTACGACGGACCGTATCCGCAGCCCGTACCGCGATCTGGTCATTTCGGAGCTCACCGGGAACATCGTTTCCGACAGCGTGATTGTAAACATTGAGGCCACGTCCAGCTCGCAGTCGGAATCGCAGTCCGAAAACGATCAGCCTTACggggaggaagaagaggaagaggacgaGCAGGGCGAGGCGAGGCAGCTAATGCGGCATCGGCGCTCCCGGAGCCGCGAAACcgacgatgacgacaacgATGGTGCGGATGAGGAGTGCGACGATGAGGCAGCATTTGGCGAAGAGCTCGAGGGAGAGCTTGagcaggaagaggaggaagaggaggaagaggcaGGCAATGAGGAGGAAGagcaagaagaggaagaacaggcagaggaggaagaggaagaggaggaggaggaagagctCAATCACAACGACTGGGAGGTGCGAATGCTGGCGGCGGAGCTGAAGAAGCGCGAAAGCATCAGCACCGACTTCCCGGCCGAGCTGGAGGGTGGCGACGGGTTGGTGCGCCGTCGCAGCCACCGCAAGCGCAGCGACACGGACACGGACGGTAGCGAGGGGACGGAGCGGGACGCGTTCGGGCGGCCGCGAGCCTCCAGCCTCGATCAGCACAATCTGCAGCGGCGGGCCGCCTTTGGGCGGGCGGGCCGGGCCCCGACCATTGCGGGCCCACCGTCGGCTGGCCCCAGTGCGCCCCGGTCGCGGGGCGGCATCTTTAAGGCCTTGAGCTTCGACCGGGACAAAGATCGTCTCTGA